The following DNA comes from Paramormyrops kingsleyae isolate MSU_618 unplaced genomic scaffold, PKINGS_0.4 ups27, whole genome shotgun sequence.
actggtgtatttgagtgccagacagggacagagccagtgcgcttctcgacccgatggaaaatctgcacagcataagacacaattgagcctagcacaggtttagctgccttagctttcagggagagaaaagggagatgttgcagctgatgcggacgcgccagattctcctctattggaaaccaggaaggcggtgatgggggaggctgaagccagtgccagaccgaacggagaacaaaggaccagtggtaccattcatattccggtagagcgagacccccatcatctctagaaagagtaagaaaggagtaccttatgcgaggcttgcgggcattccagagaaaggacgttactgtcgaccggacatctttcaaaaagtgggaagggggcggcaaaggaagcatagcacttaagaaatttaagcggggcaaaaaaaaaatttcccagaggaaactccaattaagcctgtcaaaggccttctcggcatccaatgagaaaagagcagtgggaggagaggaagaataatcatttttaacaatatgcagaagacgacgcatattgtcggctgcgtagcgagctgaaataaaaccagtctgatcgggatgtacaatcttagctatcattaactgaaggcggcgagccaacaccttagccaatagcttaacatcagagttcattaaagataggggacggtagctggaacaatcagcagagtctttgccctgttttaaaagcaaagagattatcacagaatttaaagcggggtggagctgagaggagcgtatggcggaggacagcatacgaaacagaggggaggctaactgtgcccagaaggtaagcagcacctcagcttgaataccatccatcccaggagctttattcttagaaaatgacttaagggcctcagtgagctcacaaaatgtaatgggggcttccagtagtaaggcatcctgctgagcaagtatagggagagaagccagggaaaaaggcgagtccagggctgtctgagatggagggctgtcggataagtagagatccttatagaaatcaagaaaacggtcattaatttcagaagggttggtggttacagctccatccttgaattttacacttgaaaagtgtcacactggcggagcctaagcgccaacaacttaccaggctTAGCTCCACTAGtgtaataccgtgtcctagtgcgatgtacaagaaattcagccttacgcaaaagtaaaccattgcgttcggcccgcaccctggcgatacgagcctcatgcgcttggtccaaatgcaccaatgcactccaaatgtgtctcctgcaaaaaatgtccaccctatttctaaacaaaatgtctgtgacactagagcgcttctgaggggtcgaaagcgtcctcacgttccaggtagccataactaagttagccatcagcaactataaaagacatagatccacagcacaatactggagagagagagacaaagagggagacgtcaatagagtagcacatcgttagagaaggaattagtgaaaacagacaacccataaacaaataagctccagtaatacaaacccctaacaccccataagacagaacaccatcatccaatgagccgaagggcgcgaaccccaaggcaaaacaaacacaaaacacccccctcccccccatccccccagaacagcgcggggccaaaagccagcgcgtgacacgcaggggataaggcatgcgtgaatactcaagcccgccggccacccccggcgtaaactacaaagcaaaatcaactatagaacagacacaaaatcgttaacagaaaagcacccgatttatatactccacacgcacagtgtgaccgcaatataataacaggcaaacaacaaagcagaccgaataagcatattaaattggccaggacccggtggaggtgaaagcgccgattgcctgaagagcttcttctgggtcggtaaaaaaccactggttacccgcaaaagaaaggcgaactttagtcgggtacaacagaaaagcaggaacaccagcttcccgagccttcttcagaacgggggacatagccttgcgagctcgggccgtctgggcgctgtaatcggcgaaaaaaaggatttttcgtccctcgaaacgaaccGGCGATCTCCGAGCCTCCTGCAGTATAATCTGCCGTTCGGTGTAGCGTAGGAGATTCAGAACAATGGGGCACGGGCGCAAACCATCGCCACTGCCGGCAGACACCCGATGAGCCCTCATCACTTCGGGACTGAAGTTGGCAAGACCCGGAAACCACTTCGTCCACTGAAGATCCAAAAACCGCAGTAAGTTGCCCTTCTCCACGTCTTCCGGAACCCCGACGATCCTGATATTATTTCTCCGCTCCCTATCCTCCTGCTCGGCAAGCTTATTACGAAGGAGACCAACTTCGAAATTGAACCCCAGTTCAATTTCGTGTTTCTGGACTTGGCCTTGAAACAACTCAAAAGATTTACCGAGCTTTTGCTGCTCCACCTTCAGATCGCCGACATCAGCCCTCAGATCTGTAAAATTCCTCTGGAAGGAGGACGGCAGGTTTGTATGGAGAGACTCGATCTGCTCCTTAACAAACTCTTTTAACCTGCAAACATCCGAACTCAGCGCGTCAGCGCTGCCCGCCATGTTGCCAGCGCTGACGCAACATGCCCGCACATGGTTTTGTGCTTTCTTCGCCGGACTTGCGGTCGAAGATTGAGGAGGTGTTCTGCGCCCAGAGTGATCCATAATAGCAGTAAAGTTATGCGGACGAGTTCAGCaaagtaaaccaaaataaaagtgcCTGATAGACATTCAAAAAAACGGGAAACCGGCGGTAGGACTTGGGGAGCGAGACTAAAACGCCGCCATGCACCACTGAGCGTCACGTGGTCCCTCACCCCatgaaggttttaaaaaaatgagagaaaaacaaaaaaataaacattaaaacacaccaaacaaaacaataaacaggacagagctgctgtaactcgctgctgatgagagaaaaaaaacaaaaaacaaaaaaaaacaatagtcggtagtggcagccctaacgtcaacagtataaacagagagcaccagtgataaaacaatataaataaaattaaagtaatggaaacaacatagacagacacagcaacggtacagcatgaggtaatagtggcagtgtgaggaaatgttagtgtcatgtcagacagtgtgtgaagaCGATGTCTTGGAAGCTGTGTGCCCGAGGAACTTGACCCTGTTGATCTGCTCCACACCATCCTCTGCGATGTAGCTAGGACTTTGGAGAGTCACCTGCTTGTCAAAGTCCAGGATCAGCTACTTGGTTTTGCTAACGTTGACGGTGAGGTTGTTATCTCGACAGCATCCTTCAGGATCTCTGACCTCCTCATCATCGTTGCAGATCAGACCAATGACGGTGGTGTCGTCAGCAGCTTCAAGATGGAGTTGGAGCGAAACTTGGTTACGCAGTCGTGGGTGAAGATGgagtagagcagggggctcagcacactgccctgcggggttgcccgtgttggtgatgatggaggaagagttcttccCACCGATGCACACTTGTTGGGAGTCTGCCGGTGAGAAAGTCCAGAATCCAGTTACAGTACATGGTGAAGAGCTGACCCCAAGTTCAGGAGCTTAGCCGTGAGCCagcatggaatgattctgttgaAGGCTCAGCTGTAGTCCACAAGCAGCAGCCTGATATAACAGATTTTATTGTCCAGGTGAGTCAGGTTGGTGTAGAGTGCCTGGAAATattcctgcaaaacacacagaatacattaagagtacccatttttccacaggccaacagagcaactaaccccagaggttgaccaggattacactacagctttggaggactatgttcagccagatctgatatgcatacaagacacatactgagggggtgtacctgcgttaatgtggctctgactgctggactgcagcaacaccctggcttcctccatctctgaaccctctcaccctcgctggcagcacctcggggcctacaaatcccagcattcaagaggtgaaaacacagacccagagggaaattgggaatagcctgttaaatgaggcagaagcaaaaacatcctTTGACTGTGCTCTTTATTCGTGTCTGTATAAATCTCACCGAGTGGAACTTTACAGATTAAATACTGGCtgagaatgtaaatgtaaacgctgataaggagtcaggaacataaagtgctcatgtagtgcacacctgggtccagagggcacttgttcaggtggaaaactgaacaggcatccttcatgctaaatcacagccggtgctgctcaagatgatggacactgtggggaaagagatttgaatgaaaagacacacaagagtaacagtgcagactgtgaatgagtctttggtcacgtctccccagctcatgcctgtgccaggctccatactgaccctaaaactgtctttacacacaggaaactcacaaactcaacacaatatgatccttaccttgcctggggagtttcacctggttactgagatgccaggcagcacagacagtcTTACCAGCAACAGATCCGCTATTAAGGGGTGCGAAGCATCTGCTGCCAGCACATGGCTTTACGTCTGTCagctgcatttgtgctgctcctccctcctaTAAAGCAAACGGTATAGAGATTGTGCAGAGTGAGGGACTTAGGGAGTAATACAGAAGAATAAAAGCTGAATCCCGTATCCAGGCGAGATGCGTGGCTGAGAGGCTGATGAACGTTTCAAACTCTTACCTCCACCGTACTGACAGCTGTTGTGCTGCTGTGGCGTCATGGCATCAAAAGTCTGTTTCTCCAGGCAAGAAAACAACCAAGACCAACCTTAATTATCTAAAGACTTTGAAGACTGATATAAATGGTAAATACGAGACGTGAGTACCACCCAACACTACCTGGTACTTACTGAATACTAAGTCATGCAGAAATGTAACCTAAAGTTATAATTATGGGGACACGTGCCCGTCCGCTGCAGGTGTACTAAACTCTTTCATACTTAAAGAACGCTTACAGTTATTACTTTATAAGGACTcataaaactgcagtaaatttatggaatatatactgcagcaactactttttggtcatttattaagtaactgactaatattttcctgcgggatcttctaattatgttgaaataaaaatgtaacttacagcgtaaaaacatggaatccagtcagaagcgcatgggcctcttgtgcggtggaggagaacttgagccgctggtgtcgtcgggctcggccttgcgcttcctctgactggtgccagcgggcctctgaggaggcctctcctcctgcctcacgccccatgttcgcagagaactgctcacatgcacggagacatgcacggacatgagcacggtgtggtcatcaccgtagtccgtaatgccccagagtccctcggggatgctgagctcatccagcttccataggtagttgcggccttcgatctcaagctgctgccacgtgctgttagggcccacagggatccagaaggtggagctggagggctcagcatgttctggctcaatctgacttccaggttgagtgtcagaagccacagataaggatggagatgagggctcatcttcaccccaggcaaaggggagagcctcaggaagcccattagcatcctcagtcgtggatgctggagctgcaggggaagcctcccttctagagctgggtgatggcagctcccgtccgtaatggtcatcctcctcagctggtgattctccatccccatgctggacaccagtctctgtaccatgatgtaccacttgcagccgtgcagttgctacgtgcaataggctgggatccaactcctccccagtgagccgccaataaaatgaagggacactgagggccagagactacaagttctccatggtcagtgggctcctctcgaagttcacgaccagaatggagatgaacttgtcctccacaaactcatgaactgggacaaaatggaacacagagagatatataagaacatgacaataactggataaatactctactacaaaatcagtttaaaatgagtccatgggcttcagattgtcagataaatgaaataatgtgaattaccgataaagctaagaaagctaaaccagaagacaacatccatgcatacgcttactctcacacatatccaaatgaataaatattaaatgaaacacatttagtcctgcacttttgtcactaacagtgatcttgcttttcattttcttattatttaaacaagatgagcaagaatgggagacagaaggggagtataacgaatggcatttcctatcacatcgttacattttctcattttaaaactctgcttccaatgtatccgtttgcagttcaaaatacattcgtttctgtagataaaagttgaatttttcaacaggtcggttattttacctcgaaaaccaaatgtgttacttatcagctttacctcaaaactaacaagcattaggccaatgcagacttggccgttcatttcgtctgtcacataccgggagctacaactttattatcatttaatcactataatcattaataccttctggatccatgttctccacgtttaaggagtgatgaattcgaaatctcatcgagtaacagtcctttatctcaactatctgcaccattttgccaagagcgagagtttgcgcatccagaaagtttaaccgtttttgttttatttcaaactgccttcattgaccggaaaccgtaaatattttaaactctgcgctaagacacattcgcatggcgttagttttaccgattctgacgggataagaaacgtgcgcaatttctcaaaattaccacacagtggagaattaatgccggcaggatcttactgtctacaaagcaagttcaatgcaagtataaccttcacaagtaagacgaagcatggcggcggaaaagaacaacatttttattttacaattacttcaaaattaggaacaaaaatacgaccaaaaattctttagtttgacatgtgatcaaaatacagagtaaactaatacatgatagcatgcatgcaaaagatcaacggcagaacagggacttttaacgttgtctgcattaaaaaggaattaaccatccctctcaatataaaattgggataatttttttctcttcagaggcctccatagaatagtgcatccatcccctcactcatgtgtatagagacgtatcctaaggctctgtcagcaacattcagatcaacaacagcatcaacaatttcacagctagttttaaaacttgcttaaacgcacagtgattgcagaaaatgataaacaaattaggtaatattaattaaattattaaattgtgcagattaatagtcagaaaaggttattgaattttacattatgataaatgagaactatacttgattactaattattgttaactaatttactgtatgaatttttccccctcgttgttaaaaatcattatatgtcagggtgccagtcagtggaagcacacagacacgttggccagctgtcctattcaactactttttggtcatttattaagtaactgactaatattttcctgcgggatcttctaattatgttgaaataaaaatgtaacttacagcgtaaaaacatggaatccagtcagaagcacatgggcctcttgtgcggtggaggagaacttgagccgctggtgtcgtcgggctcagccttgcgcttcctctgactggtgccagcgggcctctgaggaggcctctcgtcctgcctcacgccccatgttcgcagagaactgctcacatgcacggagacatgcacggacatgaccacggtgtggtcatcaccgtagtccgtaatgccccagagtccctcggggatgctgagctcatccagcttccgcaggtagttgcggcgttcgatctcaagctgctgccacgtgctgttagggcccacagggatccagaaggtggagctggagggctcagcatgttctggctcaatctgacttccaggttgagtgtcagaagccacagataaggatggagatgagggctcatcttcaccccaggccaaggggagagcctcaggaagcccattagcatcctcagtcgtggatgctggagctgcaggggaagcctcccttctagagctgggtgatggcagctcctgtccgtaatggtcatcctcctcagctggtgattctccatccccatgctggacaccagtctctgtaccatgatgtaccacttgcagccgtgcagttgctacgtgcaataggctgggatccaactcctccccagtgagccgccaataaaatgaagggacactgagggccagagactgcaagttctccatggtcagtgggctcctctcgaagttcacgaccagaatggagatgaacttgtcctccacaaactcatgaactgggacaaaatggaacacagagagatatataagaacatgacaataactggataaatactctactacaaaatcagtttaaaatgagtccatgggcttcagattgtcagataaatgaaataatgtgaattaccgataaagctaagaaagctaaaccagaagacaacatccatgcatacgcttactctcacacatatccaaatgaataaatattaaatgaaacacatttagtcctgcacttttgtcactaacagtgatcttgcttttcattttcttattatttaaacaagatgagcaagaatgggagacagaaggggagtataacgaacggcatttcctatcacatcgttacattttctcattttaaaactctgcttccaatgtatctgtttgcagttcaaaatacatttgtttctgtagataaaagttgaattattcaacaggtcggttattttacctcgaaaaccaaaggtgttacttatcagctttacctcaaaactaacaagcattaggccaatgcagacttggccgttcatttcgtatgtcacataccgggagctacaactttattatcatttaatcactataatcattaataccttctggatccatgttctccatgtttaaggagtgatggattcgaaatctcatcgagtaacagtcctttatctcaactatctgcaccattttgccaagagcgagagtttgcgcatccagaaagtttaaccgtttttgttttatttcaaactgccttcattgaccggaaaccgtaaatattttaaactctgcgctaagacacattcgcatggcgttagttttaccgattctgacgggataagaaacgtgcgcaatttctcaaaattaccacacagtggagaattaatgccggcaggatcttactgtctacaaagcaagttcaatgcaagtataaccttcacaagtaagacgaagcatggcggcggaaaagaacaacatttttattttacaattacttcaaaattaggaacaaaaatacgaccaaaaattctttagtttgacatgtgatcaaaatacagagtaaactaatacatgatagcatgcatgcaaaagatcaacggcagaacagggacttttaacgttgtctgcattaaaaaggaattaaccatccctctcaatataaaattgggataatttttttctcttcagaggcctccatagaatagtgcatccatcccctcactcatgtgtatagagacgtatcctaaggctctgtcagcaacattcagatcaacaacagcatcaacaatttcacagctagttttaaaacttgcttaaacgcacagtgattgcagaaaatgataaacaaattaggtaatattaattaaattattaaattgtgcagattaatagtcagaaaaggttattgaattttacattatgataaatgagaactatacttgattactaattattgttaactaatttactgtatgaatttttccccctcgttgttaaaaatcattatatgtcagggtgccagtcagtggaagcacacagacacgttggccagctgtcctattcaactactttttggtcatttattaagtaactgactaatattttcctgcgggatcttctaattatgttgaaataaaaatgtaacttacagcgtaaaaacatggaatccagtcagaagcacatgggcctcttgtgcggtggaggagaacttgagccgctggtgtcgtcgggctcagccttgcgcttcctctgactggtgccagcgggcctctgaggaggcctctcgtcctgcctcacgccccatgttcgcagagaactgctcacatgcacggagacatgcacggacatgaccacggtgtggtcatcaccgtagtccgtaatgccccagagtccctcggggatgctgagctcatccagcttccgcaggtagttgcggcgttcgatctcaagctgctgccacgtgctgttagggcccacagggatccagaaggtggagctggagggctcagcatgttctggctcaatctgacttccaggttgagtgtcagaagccacagataaggatggagatgagggctcatcttcaccccaggccaaggggagagcctcaggaagcccattagcatcctcagtcgtggatgctggagctgcaggggaagcctcccttctagagctgggtgatggcagctcctgtccgtaatggtcatcctcctcagctggtgattctccatccccatgctggacaccagtctctgtaccatgatgtaccacttgcagccgtgcagttgctacgtgcaataggctgggatccaactcctccccagtgagccgccaataaaatgaagggacactgagggccagagactgcaagttctccatggtcagtgggctcctctcgaagttcacgaccagaatggagatgaacttgtcctccacaaactcatgaactgggacaaaatggaacacagagagatatataagaacatgacaataactggataaatactctactacaaaatcagtttaaaatgagtccatgggcttcagattgtcagataaatgaaataatgtgaattaccgataaagctaagaaagctaaaccagaagacaacatccatgcatacgcttactctcacacatatccaaatgaataaatattaaatgaaacacatttagtcctgcacttttgtcactaacagtgatcttgcttttcattttcttattatttaaacaagatgagcaagaatgggagacagaaggggagtataacgaacggcatttcctatcacatcgttacattttctcattttaaaactctgcttccaatgtatctgtttgcagttcaaaatacatttgtttctgtagataaaagttgaattattcaacaggtcggttattttacctcgaaaaccaaaggtgttacttatcagctttacctcaaaactaacaagcattaggccaatgcagacttggccgttcatttcgtatgtcacataccgggagctacaactttattatcatttaatcactataatcattaataccttctggatccatgttctccatgtttaaggagtgatggattcgaaatctcatcgagtaacagtcctttatctcaactatctgcaccattttgccaagagcgagagtttgcgcatccagaaagtttaaccgtttttgttttatttcaaactgccttcattgaccggaaaccgtaaatattttaaactctgcgctaagacacattcgcatggcgttagttttaccgattctgacgggataagaaacgtgcgcaatttctcaaaattaccacacagtggagaattaatgccggcaggatcttactgtctacaaagcaagttcaatgcaagtataaccttcacaagtaagacgaagcatggcggcggaaaagaacaacatttttattttacaattacttcaaaattaggaacaaaaatacgaccaaaaattctttagtttgacatgtgatcaaaatacagagtaaactaatacatgatagcatgcatgcaaaagatcaacggcagaacagggacttttaacgttgtctgcattataaaggaattaaccatccctctcaatataaaattgggataatttttttctcttcagaggcc
Coding sequences within:
- the LOC140583960 gene encoding uncharacterized protein, with the protein product MENLQSLALSVPSFYWRLTGEELDPSLLHVATARLQVVHHGTETGVQHGDGESPAEEDDHYGQELPSPSSRREASPAAPASTTEDANGLPEALPLAWGEDEPSSPSLSVASDTQPGSQIEPEHAEPSSSTFWIPVGPNSTWQQLEIERRNYLRKLDELSIPEGLWGITDYGDDHTVVMSVHVSVHVSSSLRTWGVRQDERPPQRPAGTSQRKRKAEPDDTSGSSSPPPHKRPMCF